The region CGTTTGCTTTGATGATACCAGTTATGACATCGACACTTGGCCGTTGTGTAGCCAAAATCATATGGATTCCAGCTGCTCTTGCCATTTGTGCCAAGCGTATAATAGCATCTTCCACTTCATTACTTGCTACCATCATTAAATCAGCCAACTCATCTACAACGACTACAATAAAAGGAAGTGTAGGATGATTCGCACCCTCTTCTAAGTTCTTTTCTAGCACGAACTGATTGTACCCGGTAATGTTCCGCTGACCGCTGGCAGCAAAAAGTTCATACCGTTGTTCCATTTCAGCAACTACTTTTTGTAGAGCCTGTGCTGCTTTCTTAGGATTTGTGACAACAGGTGTCAATAAATGCGGGATACCGTTATAAACATTCAATTCTACCATTTTAGGATCGATCATCATTAATTTCACTTCATTTGGTTTAGCTTTCATCAACAGACTAGTAATTATTCCATTAATACAGACCGATTTTCCGCTTCCTGTTGAACCCGCCACTAATAAATGGGGCATTTTAGTTAAATCAGCCATCGCCACATTGCCTGAAATGTCTCTGCCTAGAGGTACTTCTAAAAGTTTTTCGTTGTTTTTTACTTGTCCTTCAATTACATTACGAAAAGCCACTAAACTCACTTCACTATTTGGAACTTCTATTCCAATAAACGGTTTCCCCGGAATCGGAGCTTCCATTCGAATGTCTTTCGCTGCTAATGCTAGTGCTAAATCATCGCTTAAACTTACTATCTTGCTAACTTTTACGCCGACAGCCGGTTGAATCTCATATTTAGTCACAGCCGGTCCCAAATTAGCTTTGGTTACTTTAGCATCTACACCAAAACTTGCAAAAGTTTCTTCTAGTTTTTTTACATTTTGTTGAATCAACGTGTATTCATTTGTTTGGTCCGTCTCTTTTATTTCATCTAGTAACGTAACCGGCGGAAGTTGGTAATCTGTATTTTCAACTTCCATTTTAATTTCAAAATCTAAATTATTTTCATTGACTGGCTCTTCTTCGACTGCTCTTTTTTTATTTTGTTCATCTGTTTGTACCCGTCTTTGATAACTGTCGATTTCTAATTGCTGCTGCTCGACATCATCAGGTAGCACATTATTTTCTATTTGTCCTGATGAATGTTCTTTTTTTAATGGTTTTTTTTCAGGTTTTAACGTCTTCTTGTTCGTTTCCTTATCCATTACTGAGGAAGTTTTATTTTTTTCTTTCAGTTTCTGCCGTTCTCGAATCCTCGCTAAAATTGAAGCAAAGAATGATTGAACAAATTGACTGATCTGTTTAACTGCGCTTCGTATTATCTCCATAAATTTTTTAAAAGATAAGTCAAAAATAAAAAAGAACCCGATAAACCAAAAAATGCCAACTAACAAATACGTCCCCCATTGAGAGAATAGGAAATAACTGGCTGCGTATAAAACTGCTCCAATCAGCCCGCCGCCTAAAGACTGGACAATTTCATTTTTAGCCATGTCCGTCATAAAAAAACGCAAGGTTGCTGAGATCACATTTAAATCTGAGTGAATAATGGGAGAAAACAAGCGAGCATGCAGCAACAATAAAATACCTGCATAAAGTATTCCCAAGCCAATCAATCGTTTGTTTTTAAACGGCGGCTCTGTTCCTTTAAAAATTAAATAGCCACCGTATAAAGCGACTAATAATGCAGCAAACATAAATGTATTCCCTACAAAAAAGCGGAATAAGTTCGCACTTAAAATACCGACAAATCCTAATTGAGAGGCTGCAAATAAACTTAAAATAATAAATAGTATTCCAATAATTTCAATTGAAAAACTTTGTTGTTCTCTTTTTTTAGTCGTACTCTTTTTTTTAGCTGCCACAACTACAGAACCTCCTTTGACACTTCTTTCCTATTATACACAAAATAAATAAAAAGCGGAATCGTCTCTCTAAACAAACACAAAGCCTTATATTTCAACTTTCAAAATATAAGGCTTTTGTATTTTCCTTTTAATTTCCTTGTTTTTCCATAGCAGCTTTTAAAGCAAGTGCCAATGGGCTTTCAACTTCTTCTTGGGCTTCTTGATTTACTTTTTTCAACAAGCGCTTGGTTTCGTGTTTAGTGATTTTTTTGTTTTTATTGTCTCCCATTTTTTCAGAAAGATTGCAGTATTTGCATTTAAAATATTTTCCTTTTTTTCCTTCATGAATCTCCATTTTCCGATGACATTGAGCACAACGTCGATTAGAGATTTTTGGTTCTTTAAACCGTCTGTACGAACAAGATGTGCTGCTGCAAACTAATAATTTACCTTCTCGCCCATTGCGTTCTTTTAATAATTCACCGCAATCTGGACAAATTTTAGTGGTAATCGAATGGTCTTTATATGTTTGTTCGCTCATTTTTATTTCTTTAACTAATCGATTGGCTTCTTTTTTTATTTCTTTCAAAAAAGCTTCTTTTTTTAGTTGACCTAAAGCTATTTTTTCCAGTGAGTTCTCCCATTTGCTTGTCAATTCCGGTGTGACCAAAGCCGGATTCACTAACGTTAATAATTGTTTCCCTTTTGGAGAAACTGATAATTTCGTAGTTTTTCGCTCCATTAATTCACTGCTGATCAATTTCTCAATGATTTCCGCCCGAGTCGCCGGTGTCCCTAAACCATATCTTTCCATTTTTTGAAGCAAGGCCGATTCAGTTAAACGATTGGGAGCTTTAGTTAATTGTTTTTTCACCTTGACTGTCGCTTGCTTTAATTGTTCGCCTTGCTTGTACTGTTTTTTACTTTTTGTCGGCTCAACTTGCCGCCAGCCATTTTCCAATACGACTTCTTGCTGCAACTTAAATGTTACATCTTCAACAGCTAACCAATAAGTTGTTTGAGCCACTTTATAAGCTGGTAAAAACAAACCTAAAAACCGTTCTACGATCATGCGATAAACACGCAATTCATCCTGATCCATTTTTTCTGGTCGCGGCCGTTCTTCCGTTGGAATAATCCCGTGGTGATCAGTAACTTTACTGTTATCAAATACGCCTTTTTGAGTCACTTTTGATCCTTTTTTCACTACCTCTTTTACTTCTGAGCTGGCAAATGACTGGATAGCTTGTAAGCGATCTTTCATTGTATTTTGCATATCCGTTGTCAGATGCTTTGAATCTGTTCTGGGATAAGAAACAACTTTATGCCGCTCATAAAGAGTTTGCATAATATTCAATGTCTTTTTCGCTGAATATTGATAACGCTGATTGGCTTCTCGTTGCAGTTCTGTTAAATCATAGGGCAATGGAGCTGCAGAACTGCGGATTTTCTCTTTCACTTCTTTAACTAAGATTGGTTTCGAAGATAGGCGGTCAGCTAATTTTTCTGCTTCTATTCGTTCATGAAATTTTTGTGGAGCTCCTTCCACCAAGCTAGCAGCTTGCTCATCCACAATTATCTCTAGCGTAAAGTAGGTTTCTGGTACAAATGCTTCAATTGCTGCTTCTTGTTTCCTCACCATCGCTAAAGTTGGAGTTTGGACCCGTCCAGCTGATAAGCTATCTTGGTATTTAACTGTCAAAGCCCTAGTTACATTCAATCCTATTAACCAATCTGCTTCAGAACGTGCTATCGCTGCGTCATATAAGTCATCGTATTTCTGGCTCGGCTGCAGCTGTTTAAAACCTGTACGGATAGCTTGATCTGTTTGCGACGAAATCCATAAACGTTTTACCGGTTTATTGAACTTGCTATATTCTAGGATCCAACGAGCTACAAGTTCTCCTTCGCGTCCTGCATCTGTTGCTATCACAGCTTGGCCAACATCTTTTCGTTGTGCTAAGCGTTTAATTGCTTTTAGTTGATGTTCTGTATTTTTTAAAGGTTTGATTTGCATCTTTTCTGGAATCAATGGCAAAGTTTCCATATTCCACGTCGCCCATTCTGGTTTATAATCTTCAGGCATCTTCAATCCCACTAAATGGCCTAGCGCCCAGGTGATAATGACTTCTTTACCTTCAATATAATTTTTGTTTTTTTGATTTGCTCCTAGTACTCTGGCGATTTCTTTGCCAACACTTGGTTTTTCAGCAATAATTAGAGTTTTCATTTTATTTCCTTTCTGTGCGTATCTATTCGTCTATGGTCTTTATTCCGTCCGTTTGTTTTCCTTTAATAAGGACAAAGCTAAAATAATTGTATGCTATCTTTAGACCCAACGCA is a window of Carnobacterium mobile DSM 4848 DNA encoding:
- a CDS encoding DNA translocase FtsK — its product is MAAKKKSTTKKREQQSFSIEIIGILFIILSLFAASQLGFVGILSANLFRFFVGNTFMFAALLVALYGGYLIFKGTEPPFKNKRLIGLGILYAGILLLLHARLFSPIIHSDLNVISATLRFFMTDMAKNEIVQSLGGGLIGAVLYAASYFLFSQWGTYLLVGIFWFIGFFFIFDLSFKKFMEIIRSAVKQISQFVQSFFASILARIRERQKLKEKNKTSSVMDKETNKKTLKPEKKPLKKEHSSGQIENNVLPDDVEQQQLEIDSYQRRVQTDEQNKKRAVEEEPVNENNLDFEIKMEVENTDYQLPPVTLLDEIKETDQTNEYTLIQQNVKKLEETFASFGVDAKVTKANLGPAVTKYEIQPAVGVKVSKIVSLSDDLALALAAKDIRMEAPIPGKPFIGIEVPNSEVSLVAFRNVIEGQVKNNEKLLEVPLGRDISGNVAMADLTKMPHLLVAGSTGSGKSVCINGIITSLLMKAKPNEVKLMMIDPKMVELNVYNGIPHLLTPVVTNPKKAAQALQKVVAEMEQRYELFAASGQRNITGYNQFVLEKNLEEGANHPTLPFIVVVVDELADLMMVASNEVEDAIIRLAQMARAAGIHMILATQRPSVDVITGIIKANVPSRIAFAVSSGTDSRTIIDSSGAEKLLGRGDMLYLPMGENKPVRVQGAFISDDEVERVVSYVTGQQGANYVEEMMPVDEPESVSGEVQDEVYDEAVQMIVEMQTASISLLQRRFRIGYNRAARLIDEMEMRGIIGPSEGSKPRKVNITEVPGNPEEENAGI
- a CDS encoding DNA topoisomerase 3, with amino-acid sequence MKTLIIAEKPSVGKEIARVLGANQKNKNYIEGKEVIITWALGHLVGLKMPEDYKPEWATWNMETLPLIPEKMQIKPLKNTEHQLKAIKRLAQRKDVGQAVIATDAGREGELVARWILEYSKFNKPVKRLWISSQTDQAIRTGFKQLQPSQKYDDLYDAAIARSEADWLIGLNVTRALTVKYQDSLSAGRVQTPTLAMVRKQEAAIEAFVPETYFTLEIIVDEQAASLVEGAPQKFHERIEAEKLADRLSSKPILVKEVKEKIRSSAAPLPYDLTELQREANQRYQYSAKKTLNIMQTLYERHKVVSYPRTDSKHLTTDMQNTMKDRLQAIQSFASSEVKEVVKKGSKVTQKGVFDNSKVTDHHGIIPTEERPRPEKMDQDELRVYRMIVERFLGLFLPAYKVAQTTYWLAVEDVTFKLQQEVVLENGWRQVEPTKSKKQYKQGEQLKQATVKVKKQLTKAPNRLTESALLQKMERYGLGTPATRAEIIEKLISSELMERKTTKLSVSPKGKQLLTLVNPALVTPELTSKWENSLEKIALGQLKKEAFLKEIKKEANRLVKEIKMSEQTYKDHSITTKICPDCGELLKERNGREGKLLVCSSTSCSYRRFKEPKISNRRCAQCHRKMEIHEGKKGKYFKCKYCNLSEKMGDNKNKKITKHETKRLLKKVNQEAQEEVESPLALALKAAMEKQGN